In the Chloroflexota bacterium genome, GCGTGGCCTTGGGCCCCGCGTATATCTATCGCCCTGTTATCTGTGGCCCCTCGCGCCCGGCCCAAGCGCCTGCGGATGCGGAGACCGAATTGGGTCGCTTGGCCGAGGCCATAGATGCCTCGCGCCAGCAACTGCAGGACATCTATGAGTCGGCTGTGCGCGAGATCGGCGAGGAGGCGGCGGCCATCTTTCAGGCCCACCAGGCTTTCCTCGACGATCCTATGCTCTTGGATTCCATCCGCGAGCGCATCCAGAAAGGCGAGGACGCCGAGACCGCGGTGCGTGGCGCTTTCGCCGCCTTTGCCGCCCAGTTCGATGCCATGGAGGACCCCTATTTCCGTGAGCGCGCCGCTGACCTGCGGGATGTGGGCGAGCGCGTATTGCGCAACCTGTGCGGTGCGGAGACCTCTTCCTCCCTCACCCGGCTGGACCGGAACGTCATCGTCGTCGCCCAGGATCTGACGCCCTCCGACACTGCCCAGATGGACAAGGCCCACGTCCTCGGTTTCGCCACTGCCCGCGGCGGCGAGACCTCCCACACTGCCATCATCGCCCGTATCCTGGGCATCCCGGCGGTGGTGGGCATCGGCGACGGCATCATGAACGTCGGGCCGGGCCAGGAACTGATCTTGGACGGCGAGCAGGGGCTGGTCGTTGTCGCGCCCGACCAGTCCACCCGCGAGGAATACGAGCGCCAGCGAGCATACTTGGCAGCACAATGCGCACTGGAGATGAAGGCGGCCCAGGAGCCTGCCGTAACTCTGGACGGCCACCGGGTGGAGGTGGTGGCGAACATCGCCGATGTAGGGTCGGCCTGCGAGGCGCTGGAGTACGGGGCCGAAGGGGTGGGGCTTTTCCGCACCGAGTTCCTCTACCTGGACCGCACCTGTATGCCCGACGAAGAGGAGCAATACGCCGCCTACCGCGCCGTTGCCGACGCGATGGGCGACCGCCCGCTCATCATCCGCACTTTGGACATCGGCGGCGACAAGCAACTGCCTTATCTCGACATCGGCCAGGAGATGAACCCCTTCTTGGGCTACCGCGCCATCCGCTTGAGTCTGGGCACACCGGACCTTTTCGCCGCCCAGTTGCGGGCCATCCTTCGCGCCGCTTACGAGCGCAACGTGAAGGTGATGTTCCCCATGGTGGCCACGGTCGAAGAAGTGCACGCTGCCAAAGAGGCACTGGCCCAGGCCCAAGCCGAACTGGCGGCCCGGAAATGCCCCTTCGCCACGCAAATGGAAGTGGGCATCATGGTCGAGATCCCAGCCGCGGCCATCGCCGCGGACATCCTGGCCCCCGAGGTGGATTTTTTCAGCATCGGCACGAACGACTTGGTGCAATACACCCTGGCCGTGGACCGGGTGAACGAGAAGGTCTCGTATCTCTATCAGCCGCTGCACCCCGCCATCCTGCGCCTGATTGACCACGTGATCCGCGCCGCCCACGCCGAGGGCAAGTGGGTGGGGATGTGCGGGGAGATGGCAGGCGATCTGTTGGCCATCCCGATTCTGTTGGGGTTGGGGCTGGACGAGTTCAGCATGAACGCCTCGGTCATCCCGGCGGCGAAGGCCCTGATCCGCCGGTTGAAGGTAGAGGAGATGCGCCACTTGGCCCAGGAATGCCTGAAGTGCAAGACCGCCGACGAGGTGCACGCCTGGGTGGTGGAGGTGGTGGGGGAGAAACCCGCCGGCTGACTGAACATTGTGGGAGCAATCTCCAGATTGCGACTGCCGCCGCCGTCGAATAAAATTCGACGGCTACGTGTAGAAAGTCCCTGTGGGACTTTGTGGATGTAGCCCGAGTATGTATTCTTGGGCGGGACTAATAGAGCCTCCGCTCTACCTGTATGGGCCGCCCGGCTATGTTGCCACAGTGGGATGCCGGCCCATGGGACCTGCAGGCGCGGGTTCAATTGCCTGTCAGAGTGGCAAGCCCGCAGTACAACTGCCGCCGACGAGGTGCACGCCTGGGTGGTGGAGGTGGTGGGGGAGAAACCCGCCGGCTGAACAAATTTGCCCGTGTGCGACGGTTATTGAAACCCATCGGTCCCGGGTGTAACATGGATGAGAGAATGTGGGATAATGTGCAAATAGCGTTTGTTGGCTCAGGAGTGATGGCCGAAGCCATGATCAGGGGCCTCTTGACACAAAATGTAGTTGCCCCGGAGCAGATTGTGGCGGCTGGACCGCGTTTGGAGCGCGGTGCCGAACTCCAACAGAAGTACAAGGTGCGAGTTACCACTGACAACCGCGAGGCGGTCCGGGGTGCCGAAGTAGTGGTCCTCTCGGTAAAACCACAGGTTCTGTCGGGCGTTCTATCGGACTTGCGGGGAGATATCCCCAGTCCGGCCCTGGTACTCTCCATCGTCGCCGGGGCCCGTTTGGCACTCATCCAACGCGAATTGGATCACCCATACGTGGTGCGTTCGATGCCCAACACTCCCGCCCAGATTGGTCAGGGTATAACGGTGTGGACAGCGTCGCCTGCCGTGAGTCCTGAGCAACGCGAGCGGGCTCGTGCTATTTTGAAAGCGCTCGGTGAAGAGATTTTTGTGGAGGACGAAGATTATTTGGACATGGCCACCGCTCTCTCGGGCACCGGGCCGGCGTACGTTTTCCTGTTCATCGAGGCTTTAGTGGATGCTGGGGTGCACCTCGGCTTTCCACGCTACATGGCTGAGCGTCTGGTGCTGCAAACAGTGAAAGGTTCCGTGGAATATGCCCAGCGGGATCGGCACCATTTGGCCCACCTGCGCAACCAGGTGACCTCACCAGGTGGCACTTCGGCCGAGGCGCTGTACTACCTGGAGAAGGCGGGCTTTCGCACTGCAATTTCTCGCGCTGTCTGGGCAGCCTATCAGCGCTGTGTGCAGTTAGGACGGGGAAAGAAGCAGAGCACGATTGAGGAAGGGTGAGCCCTGCCACTAAAGACTTCCGAAGTCTTGAAGACTTCGGAAGTCTTTAAGTCTTTAGGTTGAAGTCTGACAAAGACAAGGAGATGTTTGCTTATGCCTCGACGCACCATTCAATTTGTGCCTGGCGAATACTACCACCTCTATAATCGAGGTAATAATCGGCAGAACATTTTCTTTGAGCGTGAGAACTATCTGTTCTTTCTGCGGCAGATTCGCCTATACCTCGCCCCGCAGATAAGGACTTCGGAGGTCTGTAAAGGTATAGTGGTAGCCTATTGCCTGATGCCAAATCACTTTCATTTGCTGCTCACTCCTCAGAGTGAGAATCTCTCCCACCAGATGCAATTGTTGTCCATTTCTTTCACCAAAGCGATGAACCGACGGTACAGCCGGGTTGGAGCGCTCTTCCAGGGGGCGTTCCAGGCCGTGCACGTAGAACGGAATGAGCACCTGTTGCACCTATCACGTTATATTCATCTGAACCCCGTAGCAGCAGGGCTAGTCAGACGGCCCGAGGATTGGGAGTTCTCCAGCTACCGTGACTACATTGGCCAACGCAATGGCGCCTTGCCCGCGCCCGGGATTATCCTCTCGCAGTTCTCTAGTTGTAGGGAATATCAGTCGTTTGTAGAATCCTACGCCGAACACGACTTGAGCGTTATCGCCCATCTGTTGATAGATGACTAGCCCACAGACTCACAGACTTCCGAAGTCTTCAAGACTTCGGAAGTCTGTGATGTCCATACTTAATGTCTCCCCATCAGCCACTGTATCCCCGTCACCAAGCCCCAGGCCGTGTATCCCACCAGAATCACCCGCGCGATTGGCCAGCCCTGCCGCAGCGCCCACCAACTGGTTACCGCGAAGGCAAAGGTAGCCACCAGCCCGATCGTCGCGGCCCGGGCGAATTCGGCGGAGAGGACGTAGTCCCCGCCCGTGTTGCTGAAAACGATCCACAGCGTCAGCGGGATGGTCAGCGGCATCGAAGCGATGATCCCACCTAACACCCGCCACCTATCGCCTATCAGCGACACGGTGGTGATCACCACCATCGAGATGAGGATCTGATAAACGCGATTGGTGTCCATGGGCTTCGTGTTCTCCCGTTCGGCGATTGAAATCGCATCTTGAGGGCGCCTGCGGCGCCGGCCGTCCGCCTGCGCGGATGGAATGTTTGCGTCCCTGTTGTCGGCGATTGAAATCACATCTTGGGGGCGCCTGCGGCGCTGGCCGTCCACCTGCGCGGACGGGGTATTTGCGTCCCCGCAGGGGGACGCTTGGTCGAAGGCCCGCGAGGCGCAGTTTCAACCGCCTGCGATCTCCGCCCAAAGAATCAAGTCCAGCCCTGCCTCGAACGGGTTGGTCAGGTCTTCGTGGTGTGGGACGACCCGCACCGTGTAGCCATAGAGCCCACTCGCCGAGCAGGGCACCGTGCCCACGAAGACGTAGTCTCCGTCGGATTTCGCCTCGGCACAGGCCATATCTTTCACCTGCCCGTGGGTAATGCGACCATCGGCGTCCACTGGGCCACAGTACAGTTGCACCCGCACGTCCTCCGGCGACAAGTCGCCCAGGTGAACGTGCGCCCACACCTCCACCTCGGCCCCCACGTTCACCACGCCAGCGCGGTTGCTGGTTACCTCGCCGATCTCCACCTTGTCCCAGCCCAGGCGTAGGGTGGCCTTCCACTGCGCCAGCGTCCGGGCCCGGGCAGCGTTCTCTTGCACCAGGCGGGTGTAGCGCTCGGCAGCGGGCAGGTACAGTTGTTCGGTGTACTCTCTCAGCACGCGATCAGTATTATAGGTCGGACACAGTGCCCGCATAGATGCTTTCATGCGACTGATCCAGCGCCTGGGCAGGCCGTTGGCTCCACGGTCGTAGAAAAGAGGCACGATCTCCTTCTCCAGAAGGTCGTAGAGGGCGTTGGACTCGACCTCGTCTTGATATTCGAGGTCCTCGTACTCCTCGCCGCGGCCGATGGCCCAGCCCACTTCGGGCGTGTAAGCCTCATCCCACCAGCCGTCCAGGATGCTCACGTTCAGGACCCCGTTGGCAGCGGCTTTCATACCACTTGTGCCACTGGCCTCCCGTGGGCGGCGTGGCGTGTTCAGCCAGATGTCTGCTCCCTGGAGGAGATAGCGGGCCACGTTCATATCGTAGTCCTCGATGAAGACGATGCGGCGGCGGAACTCGTCCTGCCGGGCCACGTGAATGATCTGGCGGATCATCTCTTTGCCCTCGTTGTCGTGGGGGTGGGCTTTCCCGGCGAAGATGATTTGCACCGGACGGTCCGGGTCGTTCAGGATGCGGGCCAGTCGCTCGGGGTCGTGCATCAGTAGGGTAGCGCGCTTATAGGTGGCGAAGCGCCGCGCGAAACCGATGGTCAGCGCCCCAGGATCGAGCACCTCGTCGGCCTCGGCGATCTCCGCTGGTGACGCGCCCTGCTGCTCCCTTTGGGCGCGCAGCCGCATCCGGACGAAGGCCACCAGTCGCTCGCGGCGGCGCTCGTGCGTGCGCCATAGTTCCTCGGCGGGCACCTGGTCTATTCGCGCCCAGAGAGCAGCGTTGGTCGGATCGTTGCGCCACTGGGGCCCCAGATAGCGGTCGTATAGCCCCGCGATGTCCTGCGAAACCCAGGAGAGAAGATGGATACCGTTGGTGATGGACGTGATGGGTATCTCGTCCTCTGGGACATCGGGCCACACTGACTGCCACATCGTCCGCGCCACCCTCCCGTGGAGTTTGCTGACCCCCGCTGTGACAGCGGAGAGGCGCATGGCCAGGATCGCCATGTTGAAGGGCCCGTCGTTGTCACCTAACGGTCGCCCCAGGGCCAGGAATTCCTGCGGCGATAGACCCAGGGCGGGGAGATAATCAGCGAAATACTGGTTTACGAGAGCCGGAGGGAACTGGTCAATCGCGGCCGGGACATTGCTGTGAGTGGTGAAGATATTGCCGGCGGCAGCGGCCTCCCGCGCTTCGGAGAAGGAGAGACCCTCTTCTACCATCAACATGCGGATGCGCTCCAGGCCCAGGAACGCCGAATGCCCCTCGTTCATGTGGCATACAGTAGGCCGCAGGCCCAATGCCGCCAGGGCACGCATACCGCCGATCCCGATCATGATCTCCTGCTTGATGCGCATCTCCAAGTCGCCGCCGTACAGGGTATCGGTGATATCTTGGTCTTCGGGACTGTTGGCGGCCACGTTGGTGTCCAGCATATACAGTGGCACCCGCCCCACCTGGATGCGCCACACCTGGGCCACAACCTTCCGCCCAGGGTAGGGCACCTCGACGGTGACCGGGCTGCCATCCTCCTTGCGCTCCAGGGTGATTGGCATATTGTAGAAATCGTTGACCGGATAACGCTCGCCCTGCCAACCGTCGGCGTTGAGGTACTGGCGGAAATATCCTTGCTGATACAATAGTCCCACGCCGACGAGTGGCAACCCCATATCGCTGGCCGATTTCAGGGAGTCACCCGAGAGCACGCCCAATCCCCCCGAATAGAGGGGGATGGCATCGGCCAGGCCGAATTCCGGGGAGAAAAAGGCGATGAGCAAAGGCGGTTGGCCCGGCGCCGCTGCGCTACCGTAGGTCTTCGGATACCAGGCGGTGGTGTTGCCGATGTACTGGTCGAAGCGGTGCAATACGCGCTCCATCTGAGCCAGAAAACCCTCATCCGAGGCAATGGCATCCAGCGCCTCCTGGCGCATCACGCCGAGCATCCGCACCGGGTTATGACCGCTGGTCTCCCACAGGTCGCGGTCGAGACGGCGGAACAGGTCAATGGTCTCGTGGTCCCACGACCAGCACAGGTTATACGCCAATTCCCTGAGCCTGGATATTTTCTCCGGCAGGGCAGGGATAACGGTGATGGTCCGGATCGGTCGCATATTCTCAATTGCTCCTTTGGAATAACTTCACCCTATGTTTTCCGT is a window encoding:
- the ptsP gene encoding phosphoenolpyruvate--protein phosphotransferase — encoded protein: METLKGIAASKGVALGPAYIYRPVICGPSRPAQAPADAETELGRLAEAIDASRQQLQDIYESAVREIGEEAAAIFQAHQAFLDDPMLLDSIRERIQKGEDAETAVRGAFAAFAAQFDAMEDPYFRERAADLRDVGERVLRNLCGAETSSSLTRLDRNVIVVAQDLTPSDTAQMDKAHVLGFATARGGETSHTAIIARILGIPAVVGIGDGIMNVGPGQELILDGEQGLVVVAPDQSTREEYERQRAYLAAQCALEMKAAQEPAVTLDGHRVEVVANIADVGSACEALEYGAEGVGLFRTEFLYLDRTCMPDEEEQYAAYRAVADAMGDRPLIIRTLDIGGDKQLPYLDIGQEMNPFLGYRAIRLSLGTPDLFAAQLRAILRAAYERNVKVMFPMVATVEEVHAAKEALAQAQAELAARKCPFATQMEVGIMVEIPAAAIAADILAPEVDFFSIGTNDLVQYTLAVDRVNEKVSYLYQPLHPAILRLIDHVIRAAHAEGKWVGMCGEMAGDLLAIPILLGLGLDEFSMNASVIPAAKALIRRLKVEEMRHLAQECLKCKTADEVHAWVVEVVGEKPAG
- a CDS encoding pyrroline-5-carboxylate reductase; translated protein: MWDNVQIAFVGSGVMAEAMIRGLLTQNVVAPEQIVAAGPRLERGAELQQKYKVRVTTDNREAVRGAEVVVLSVKPQVLSGVLSDLRGDIPSPALVLSIVAGARLALIQRELDHPYVVRSMPNTPAQIGQGITVWTASPAVSPEQRERARAILKALGEEIFVEDEDYLDMATALSGTGPAYVFLFIEALVDAGVHLGFPRYMAERLVLQTVKGSVEYAQRDRHHLAHLRNQVTSPGGTSAEALYYLEKAGFRTAISRAVWAAYQRCVQLGRGKKQSTIEEG
- a CDS encoding transposase; this translates as MPRRTIQFVPGEYYHLYNRGNNRQNIFFERENYLFFLRQIRLYLAPQIRTSEVCKGIVVAYCLMPNHFHLLLTPQSENLSHQMQLLSISFTKAMNRRYSRVGALFQGAFQAVHVERNEHLLHLSRYIHLNPVAAGLVRRPEDWEFSSYRDYIGQRNGALPAPGIILSQFSSCREYQSFVESYAEHDLSVIAHLLIDD
- the glgP gene encoding alpha-glucan family phosphorylase, with protein sequence MRPIRTITVIPALPEKISRLRELAYNLCWSWDHETIDLFRRLDRDLWETSGHNPVRMLGVMRQEALDAIASDEGFLAQMERVLHRFDQYIGNTTAWYPKTYGSAAAPGQPPLLIAFFSPEFGLADAIPLYSGGLGVLSGDSLKSASDMGLPLVGVGLLYQQGYFRQYLNADGWQGERYPVNDFYNMPITLERKEDGSPVTVEVPYPGRKVVAQVWRIQVGRVPLYMLDTNVAANSPEDQDITDTLYGGDLEMRIKQEIMIGIGGMRALAALGLRPTVCHMNEGHSAFLGLERIRMLMVEEGLSFSEAREAAAAGNIFTTHSNVPAAIDQFPPALVNQYFADYLPALGLSPQEFLALGRPLGDNDGPFNMAILAMRLSAVTAGVSKLHGRVARTMWQSVWPDVPEDEIPITSITNGIHLLSWVSQDIAGLYDRYLGPQWRNDPTNAALWARIDQVPAEELWRTHERRRERLVAFVRMRLRAQREQQGASPAEIAEADEVLDPGALTIGFARRFATYKRATLLMHDPERLARILNDPDRPVQIIFAGKAHPHDNEGKEMIRQIIHVARQDEFRRRIVFIEDYDMNVARYLLQGADIWLNTPRRPREASGTSGMKAAANGVLNVSILDGWWDEAYTPEVGWAIGRGEEYEDLEYQDEVESNALYDLLEKEIVPLFYDRGANGLPRRWISRMKASMRALCPTYNTDRVLREYTEQLYLPAAERYTRLVQENAARARTLAQWKATLRLGWDKVEIGEVTSNRAGVVNVGAEVEVWAHVHLGDLSPEDVRVQLYCGPVDADGRITHGQVKDMACAEAKSDGDYVFVGTVPCSASGLYGYTVRVVPHHEDLTNPFEAGLDLILWAEIAGG